One Acetobacter oryzoeni genomic window, CATTCCGCACGCCGTGGCCTGTTTGTAGAAGCCGGGCAGCGCATTGTGGATATGGCCCGCCGTTATTATGAGCAGGAAGATGCCTCTGTGCTGCCACGCAGCATTGCCACCATGGATGCGTTTGAAAATGCGATGTCTGTTGATATCGCCATGGGTGGTTCCACCAACACTGTGCTGCATCTTCTGGCTTCTGCGCATGAAGGCGATGTGCCCTTTACCATGAAGGACATTGATCGCCTTTCCCGCAAGGTGCCGCATCTGTGCAAGGTTTCGCCTTCCCGCCCGGATGTGCATATGGAAGACGTGCACCGTGCGGGTGGCATTCCGGCCATTATGGGTGAATTGGATCGGCTTGGCCTGTTACACCGCGATGTGCCTATGGTGCATTCTGCCAACCTGCCCGAAGCCCTGAAAAAATGGGACATTCGTGCTCCGGGTGCTGAAACCAACACCACAGCGCGAGACTTCTTCCGTGCTTCTCCGGGCGGTGTGCGCACTACGGAAGCGTTCTCTCAGTCCAGCCAGTATCATGAACTGGATATGGATACGGAAAACGGTGCCATCCGTAACGGGGCACACGCCTATAATCAGGATGGCGGTCTGGCTGTTCTGTACGGCAATCTGGCTGAAGATGGCGCCATTGTTAAAACAGCAGGCGTTGCCGCAGGGTTGGAAACATTTTCTGGCCCGGCCCGTATTTTTGAAAGCCAGGATGCCGCTGTTTCCGCCATTCTGGGCGACAAAATCAAACCTGGTGATGTAGTGCTGATCCGCTATGAAGGCCCCAAAGGCGGCCCCGGCATGCAGGAAATGCTTTACCCCACCAGCTATCTGAAATCCAAAGGGCTGGCTGAAAAATGCGCTCTGATTACGGATGGACGTTTTTCAGGCGGTAGTTCTGGCCTTTCTATTGGCCATATCTCCCCTGAAGCTGCCGAAGGTGGCGTGATCGGCTTGGTTGAGGAAGGTGATATTATTGAAATTGATATCCCGAACCGCAAACTGGCTGTAGCTGTACCAGAAAGCGAGCTATCTGACCGCCGCGCCCGCATGGATGATCAGGGTGATCAGGCATGGCAGCCCAAGCGTAACCGCGTGGTTTCCAACGCACTGAAAGCCTATGCAGCCCTCACCACCAGTGCTGCCCGTGGTGCTGTAAGGGATGTCAGCCAGCTTACGCGGCGCACACCTCGTTAAAACGCAGTTTGTGAGCGTATAAGTTACAAAAAACCCCGGTGGAAAATAATCCACCGGGGTTTTTTTTATGATGTTTCAAACAAGCCGGATATCACCGCAACAG contains:
- the ilvD gene encoding dihydroxy-acid dehydratase, with the protein product MAGYRSRTTTHGRNMAGARSLWRATGMKDSDFGKPIIAVANSFTQFVPGHVHLKDMGQLVCQSIAEAGGIGREFNTIAVDDGIAMGHGGMLYSLPSRELIADAVEYMVNAHCADALVCISNCDKITPGMLMAAMRLNIPTIFVSGGPMEAGRVTLADIEQRADLVTSMVSAANPNVSDADSLAIERSACPTCGSCSGMFTANSMNCLTEALGLSLPGNGSLVATHSARRGLFVEAGQRIVDMARRYYEQEDASVLPRSIATMDAFENAMSVDIAMGGSTNTVLHLLASAHEGDVPFTMKDIDRLSRKVPHLCKVSPSRPDVHMEDVHRAGGIPAIMGELDRLGLLHRDVPMVHSANLPEALKKWDIRAPGAETNTTARDFFRASPGGVRTTEAFSQSSQYHELDMDTENGAIRNGAHAYNQDGGLAVLYGNLAEDGAIVKTAGVAAGLETFSGPARIFESQDAAVSAILGDKIKPGDVVLIRYEGPKGGPGMQEMLYPTSYLKSKGLAEKCALITDGRFSGGSSGLSIGHISPEAAEGGVIGLVEEGDIIEIDIPNRKLAVAVPESELSDRRARMDDQGDQAWQPKRNRVVSNALKAYAALTTSAARGAVRDVSQLTRRTPR